The following proteins come from a genomic window of Thermodesulforhabdus norvegica:
- the lptC gene encoding LPS export ABC transporter periplasmic protein LptC has protein sequence MTRPAPKPRSLFKILWGFIIGGLILSLFLFVSGRKPENRGSIPETGAPEQEGSARIENMEYTEVDGGKVKWTLRAQVATYFKTRDLTELEKVQLLFYLDDGSVLEMRGNRGLIYAGVKDIEINGNVNFLLPNGYKVHTERIYYSHSRRRIFSETPAELSGPGFLGKVSEWEYDLKTGKAFGRNGVVVKWQP, from the coding sequence ATGACACGGCCTGCCCCCAAGCCTCGTTCACTTTTTAAAATCCTATGGGGATTCATAATCGGTGGTCTAATATTGTCGCTGTTTCTCTTCGTATCGGGCAGGAAGCCCGAGAACAGAGGATCAATTCCCGAAACCGGGGCTCCCGAGCAGGAAGGAAGCGCCCGCATAGAAAACATGGAGTACACGGAGGTTGACGGCGGAAAGGTTAAGTGGACTCTCAGAGCTCAGGTCGCAACCTACTTTAAAACCAGAGACCTGACGGAACTGGAAAAGGTACAACTTCTGTTTTATCTGGATGACGGCTCTGTTCTTGAAATGCGCGGAAACCGTGGCCTGATCTATGCGGGCGTTAAAGACATAGAAATCAACGGTAATGTAAACTTTCTGTTACCGAATGGGTATAAGGTGCATACAGAAAGAATTTACTACTCTCACAGCAGGAGACGGATCTTTTCAGAAACTCCGGCGGAGCTCTCGGGCCCGGGTTTCCTCGGGAAAGTGTCTGAATGGGAATACGATCTAAAAACCGGCAAAGCTTTCGGGCGAAATGGAGTGGTCGTAAAGTGGCAACCATAA
- a CDS encoding LptA/OstA family protein: protein MATIRAGRKFSLILAVLMIEIFVQKGTAEKVVQSASPLRIVSDRMVLDEKSRTITFEGHVTVEREDIVITCRRLTVFGSKEADFSSSFRTGGPVKEEAVMKKIDRIEAEGDVRVVQGNRVATSEKAIYYVDRKRIVLTGSPVVAQGQDRLTGQLITLDLATGKSIVEGGREKPVEVILHPSSEPIKQETGQ, encoded by the coding sequence GTGGCAACCATAAGAGCTGGACGAAAATTTTCATTAATCCTTGCCGTTCTTATGATCGAAATTTTTGTTCAAAAAGGTACGGCAGAAAAGGTTGTGCAGTCAGCCTCACCGCTTCGAATCGTAAGTGATCGTATGGTTCTGGACGAAAAATCCAGAACCATTACCTTTGAAGGACATGTAACGGTGGAGCGGGAAGACATCGTGATTACCTGCCGCAGGCTGACGGTTTTCGGCAGTAAAGAGGCGGATTTTTCGAGTTCCTTCAGAACGGGGGGCCCGGTCAAAGAAGAAGCCGTTATGAAAAAAATCGACCGGATTGAAGCCGAAGGCGACGTGAGGGTGGTTCAGGGAAACCGGGTAGCCACTTCAGAAAAGGCAATCTATTACGTGGACAGAAAGCGAATAGTCCTTACCGGTAGCCCCGTTGTAGCTCAGGGTCAGGACAGGCTCACAGGACAACTCATAACTCTTGACCTGGCAACAGGCAAAAGCATCGTTGAAGGAGGTCGAGAAAAACCCGTTGAGGTAATCCTTCATCCGTCATCGGAACCAATAAAGCAGGAGACGGGGCAATAG
- the lptB gene encoding LPS export ABC transporter ATP-binding protein: protein MSMLTVRNIVKTYGQRRVVDDVSFSVTEGTVVGLLGPNGAGKSTTFYCIVGLIRPDEGAVLLNGEDILGLPMHIRAQKGITYLPQESSVFRKLTAAENITAVLEMKGFERKKAFQRARSILEEFGISHVAYTRADRLSGGERRRVEICRALVTEPRFILLDEPFAGIDPIAVQDLQKVIRSLKDRNIGVVITDHNVRETLSVCDRAYIIHNGRIIEEGSPEEIVSSERAKQVYLGEEFRLN, encoded by the coding sequence ATGTCCATGCTCACCGTCCGAAATATCGTAAAGACCTACGGTCAGCGTCGGGTGGTGGACGATGTGAGTTTTTCCGTGACGGAAGGCACGGTGGTGGGGTTGTTGGGGCCTAATGGAGCCGGCAAATCCACGACCTTTTACTGCATCGTTGGCCTGATTCGGCCTGACGAAGGGGCCGTGCTCCTGAACGGTGAAGATATCCTGGGACTGCCGATGCACATAAGGGCCCAAAAGGGAATCACCTATCTGCCCCAGGAATCGTCCGTATTTAGGAAGCTTACCGCTGCAGAAAACATTACTGCCGTGCTGGAGATGAAGGGATTCGAAAGGAAAAAGGCTTTTCAAAGGGCAAGAAGCATTCTTGAGGAGTTCGGTATAAGCCACGTCGCCTATACCCGGGCCGACAGGCTTTCGGGAGGAGAACGGCGCCGGGTTGAAATATGCCGCGCTCTCGTTACAGAACCCAGATTTATACTCCTTGATGAGCCCTTTGCCGGGATTGATCCGATAGCCGTTCAGGATCTACAAAAAGTTATACGGAGTTTGAAGGATCGGAATATCGGGGTGGTTATAACGGATCACAATGTAAGGGAAACATTGAGTGTTTGCGACAGGGCGTATATAATTCACAATGGAAGGATAATTGAAGAAGGGTCTCCTGAAGAAATAGTCTCCAGTGAAAGAGCAAAGCAGGTCTATCTGGGAGAAGAGTTCAGACTGAACTGA